From one Enterococcus sp. DIV2402 genomic stretch:
- the cbpB gene encoding cyclic-di-AMP-binding protein CbpB — protein MIGKYTEALLMENQETFLVPADNVATVLYSHPLEHALLVLSKVGYAKIPVLDSEDHLVGLISLANIIDKMMGLTGFDTDQLEGLTVADVMEVNVPRIQNKDDLEDILHLLVQGSFLPVVSEDNVFEGIITRKEILKSVNHLVHELEKRYTVSMKETVKEKLIS, from the coding sequence TTGATTGGTAAATACACTGAAGCTTTGTTGATGGAGAATCAAGAAACTTTTCTTGTGCCTGCTGATAATGTAGCGACCGTATTATATAGCCATCCTTTAGAACACGCATTACTAGTGTTATCTAAAGTCGGTTATGCAAAGATTCCAGTCTTGGATTCAGAAGATCATTTAGTTGGCTTAATCAGTTTAGCAAACATAATAGACAAAATGATGGGGTTAACAGGATTCGACACAGATCAATTAGAAGGGTTAACTGTGGCAGATGTCATGGAAGTAAATGTGCCTAGAATTCAAAATAAAGATGATTTAGAAGATATTTTACATTTACTAGTACAAGGTTCTTTTTTGCCTGTTGTGAGTGAAGACAACGTGTTTGAAGGAATTATAACTAGAAAAGAAATCTTAAAATCCGTGAATCATTTAGTTCATGAATTAGAAAAACGATACACAGTTAGTATGAAAGAAACTGTAAAAGAAAAATTAATTAGTTAA
- a CDS encoding metallophosphoesterase: MKYLVVSDNHGDRKILADLFAHYQGKVDYIFHCGDSELPVDDELWQQAYVVTGNCDYDPKYKKSQLVDTGVDRVYMTHGHLSDVRFGITHLGLEAQAVDASVVLFGHTHQIGCEKVGQRLFLNPGSISQPRGPIQVKSYAIIDSTPEAYYVQYYDREFQAVSELSFVFKK, from the coding sequence TTGAAATATTTAGTAGTTAGTGATAACCATGGAGATCGTAAAATTTTAGCAGATCTCTTTGCCCATTACCAGGGAAAAGTAGATTATATATTCCATTGTGGCGATTCTGAGTTACCCGTAGATGATGAATTATGGCAGCAGGCTTATGTAGTTACTGGTAATTGTGACTATGACCCTAAGTATAAAAAAAGCCAACTAGTAGATACAGGTGTTGATCGAGTATATATGACACATGGTCATTTATCAGATGTGCGTTTTGGTATTACTCATTTAGGCTTAGAAGCACAAGCAGTCGATGCATCAGTCGTTTTGTTTGGGCATACGCACCAAATTGGTTGTGAAAAAGTAGGGCAACGTCTATTTTTAAATCCTGGAAGCATTTCACAACCTCGAGGACCGATTCAAGTAAAAAGTTATGCGATTATCGATAGTACGCCTGAAGCCTATTACGTTCAATATTATGACCGTGAATTTCAAGCTGTTTCAGAACTATCTTTTGTCTTTAAAAAATAA
- the racE gene encoding glutamate racemase, protein MTNTQPIGFIDSGVGGLTVVKEAMKQLPNENIIYLGDTARCPYGPRPAKQVVEYTWQMTKFLLEKNIKMLVIACNTATAVALEEIKAQLDIPVVGVILPGTRAAVKATKNRNIGIIGTVGTIKSSSYEQAIKTKVPEASVTSLACPKFVPIVESNQFQSSVAKKIVAETLLPLHHKKLDTLILGCTHYPLLRPIIQNIMGSNVKLIDSGAETIGEVSMLLDYFDIANTNVNSQPEFSFYTTGSTIMFDGIAKEWLKSANVYSQHIELGGTE, encoded by the coding sequence ATGACAAATACACAACCTATTGGCTTTATTGACTCGGGCGTTGGAGGATTAACAGTCGTCAAAGAAGCAATGAAGCAGTTACCAAATGAGAATATTATTTATCTAGGAGATACTGCTCGTTGTCCGTATGGTCCTCGTCCTGCAAAACAAGTCGTAGAATATACATGGCAAATGACTAAATTTTTATTGGAAAAAAATATAAAAATGCTTGTTATTGCATGTAATACGGCAACCGCTGTTGCTTTAGAAGAGATTAAAGCGCAATTGGATATTCCGGTAGTGGGCGTTATTTTACCGGGGACAAGAGCAGCTGTAAAAGCAACAAAAAATCGTAACATTGGGATTATTGGAACAGTGGGAACTATTAAAAGTAGTTCTTATGAACAAGCCATTAAAACGAAAGTTCCAGAAGCATCAGTTACTAGCCTCGCTTGTCCTAAATTTGTACCGATTGTTGAAAGCAATCAATTTCAATCTTCGGTAGCTAAAAAAATTGTCGCAGAGACGCTACTGCCTTTACACCATAAAAAATTAGATACATTGATTTTAGGCTGTACACATTATCCTTTACTACGTCCAATTATTCAAAATATTATGGGCAGTAATGTCAAACTGATTGATTCAGGGGCAGAAACGATTGGTGAAGTAAGTATGTTATTAGATTATTTTGATATTGCAAATACCAATGTCAATTCACAACCCGAATTTTCATTTTATACAACAGGTTCTACAATCATGTTTGATGGTATTGCTAAAGAATGGTTAAAATCAGCAAATGTTTATTCACAACATATTGAATTAGGAGGAACAGAATAA
- a CDS encoding amino acid ABC transporter permease, with protein sequence MDFIGAFSFVNLRFLLDGLQITVAVSVLSIVFSFLIGGLMGTLRFANIPFFSRVLGVFVDIIRNLPLLLIIFFTYFALPQIGIRFNIFWSAVVALTIFESAMLSEIFRAGLNAVPKGQMEAGLSTGLTYVETMRTIVLPQAFRSMIPAIVSQLISLVKDTSLAVIISLPELTHHARIIYGQNTNYVIPMFVAMTLSYFAICYVLSLLSKYLETRKYNY encoded by the coding sequence ATGGATTTTATCGGTGCATTTTCATTCGTAAATTTACGATTTTTATTAGATGGCTTACAGATTACCGTTGCGGTTTCCGTGCTATCGATTGTGTTTAGTTTTTTAATTGGTGGGTTAATGGGGACATTGCGTTTTGCCAATATCCCATTCTTTTCCAGAGTTTTAGGTGTATTTGTGGACATTATTCGTAATTTACCATTACTGTTAATTATCTTCTTTACGTATTTTGCTTTACCACAAATTGGGATTCGCTTTAACATTTTTTGGTCAGCTGTCGTTGCTTTAACGATTTTTGAATCAGCAATGTTATCAGAAATTTTCCGTGCAGGGCTAAATGCAGTACCAAAAGGCCAAATGGAAGCGGGGCTTTCAACAGGCTTAACTTATGTTGAAACGATGCGTACCATTGTATTACCACAAGCTTTTCGTTCAATGATTCCAGCAATCGTGAGTCAATTAATTTCATTAGTGAAAGATACATCTTTAGCTGTCATTATTTCACTTCCTGAATTGACACATCACGCACGAATCATTTATGGACAAAATACGAATTATGTTATTCCAATGTTTGTGGCAATGACTTTAAGCTATTTTGCTATTTGTTATGTATTGTCCTTGTTATCTAAATATTTGGAAACTAGAAAATATAACTATTAA
- a CDS encoding amino acid ABC transporter permease codes for MIELFQANADLFFEGFKYTILSSVLALIFSLIIGTLMAIFQLSENKIIRNLAKAYVEFFRNIPLLIIVMFFYVVLPLYGMPFDGFQAGTIGLTIYTSAFIAETVRSGIQTVPKGQMEAGLSSGFTYSETMRYIVLPQAFKIVIPPLGGQFINLIKNSSILAMVAGLDLMYQGDLVANATFITFETYIIVGIFYLILTLPLSYLMAYLEKRWAVRG; via the coding sequence ATGATTGAGTTGTTTCAAGCAAATGCAGATTTGTTTTTTGAAGGATTTAAATATACGATCCTTTCTAGTGTACTCGCGTTAATTTTTAGTTTAATAATCGGAACATTAATGGCGATTTTTCAGTTATCTGAAAATAAAATTATTCGCAATTTAGCAAAAGCTTATGTTGAGTTTTTTAGAAATATTCCATTATTAATTATTGTGATGTTTTTCTATGTAGTGCTGCCATTATACGGCATGCCATTTGATGGTTTTCAAGCAGGTACCATTGGTTTAACGATTTATACGTCAGCCTTTATTGCTGAAACGGTTCGTTCCGGAATCCAAACCGTACCAAAAGGCCAAATGGAAGCAGGTTTATCATCTGGTTTTACTTACAGTGAAACGATGCGTTATATCGTATTGCCACAAGCCTTCAAGATTGTTATTCCTCCATTAGGTGGTCAATTTATCAATTTAATAAAAAATTCTTCTATTCTAGCAATGGTAGCGGGCTTAGACTTGATGTATCAAGGAGATTTAGTAGCCAATGCCACCTTTATTACGTTTGAAACATATATTATTGTAGGGATTTTTTATTTGATTTTAACATTGCCACTATCATATTTAATGGCTTATTTAGAAAAACGCTGGGCAGTAAGAGGATAG
- a CDS encoding transporter substrate-binding domain-containing protein: MIKKTFFSLLVLVAAVFSLSGCKSGNVADLDILETSKESNEIIWGVKNDTRLFGLMDIPSREVKGFDIDIAKAITDKILGRDGRATFVEVTSKTRIPLLKNGNIDAIIATMTISEERKKQVDFSDVYFDAGQSLLVKKGSSITSVDSLDETTTVLAVKGSTSAVNIRKASPNANILELENYAEAFTALQAGQGDAMTTDNAILLGMSSENPDYELVGGTFTEEPYGIAINKGQENFLQAVNDALEEMHEDGTYDEIYEKWFPNDDTGKVK, from the coding sequence ATGATTAAAAAAACTTTTTTTTCCTTACTAGTTCTAGTAGCGGCAGTCTTTAGTTTATCTGGCTGTAAGTCAGGGAATGTTGCCGACTTGGATATTTTGGAAACAAGTAAAGAATCAAATGAAATTATTTGGGGCGTAAAAAATGATACTCGCTTATTTGGTTTAATGGATATTCCTTCTCGTGAAGTGAAAGGTTTTGATATTGATATTGCTAAAGCAATTACGGATAAGATTTTAGGTCGTGATGGTCGTGCAACTTTTGTTGAAGTAACCTCTAAAACACGAATTCCGTTATTAAAAAATGGGAATATAGACGCCATTATCGCAACAATGACAATTTCAGAAGAACGTAAAAAACAAGTAGACTTTTCAGATGTTTATTTTGATGCCGGCCAATCATTATTGGTCAAAAAAGGTAGCTCTATTACCAGTGTGGATTCTTTAGATGAAACAACTACGGTATTAGCAGTGAAAGGATCAACTTCGGCGGTGAATATTCGCAAAGCTTCACCGAATGCCAATATTTTAGAATTAGAAAACTATGCTGAAGCATTTACCGCATTACAAGCTGGTCAAGGCGATGCCATGACAACAGACAATGCGATTTTGTTAGGGATGTCCAGTGAAAATCCTGATTATGAATTAGTTGGTGGAACATTTACAGAAGAACCTTACGGAATTGCCATTAACAAAGGACAAGAAAATTTCCTTCAAGCAGTGAACGATGCCTTAGAAGAAATGCATGAAGACGGAACATATGATGAAATTTATGAAAAATGGTTCCCAAATGACGATACTGGAAAAGTGAAATAG
- a CDS encoding amino acid ABC transporter ATP-binding protein translates to MSMIEFKNVEKYYGKFHALKNINLEFEKGEVVVVIGPSGSGKSTMLRTINGLETISSGNLLINDKDIRSKETKLTEIRRNIGMVFQHFNLYPNKTVLENITLAPIKVLKLNETEATERAEKILDRVGMLDKKDSYPSMLSGGQQQRVAIARGLAMQPEMLLFDEPTSALDPEMIGDVLDVMKKIAHEDMSMIVVTHEMGFAREVADRVIFMADGQVLEDSRNVKEFFENPQEERAQQFISKVINH, encoded by the coding sequence ATGTCAATGATTGAATTTAAAAACGTTGAGAAATACTACGGAAAATTTCATGCGTTGAAAAACATTAATTTGGAATTCGAAAAAGGGGAAGTTGTCGTAGTTATCGGACCATCAGGCTCTGGAAAAAGCACGATGTTACGTACAATTAATGGCTTAGAAACAATTTCTTCGGGAAATCTTTTAATTAATGATAAAGATATTCGTAGTAAAGAAACAAAATTAACTGAAATTCGTCGTAACATTGGAATGGTTTTCCAACATTTTAATCTTTATCCTAATAAAACGGTGTTAGAAAATATTACGTTGGCACCAATTAAAGTCTTAAAGTTAAATGAAACTGAAGCAACAGAGCGTGCTGAAAAAATCTTAGATCGTGTAGGGATGTTAGATAAAAAAGATTCCTATCCATCAATGCTTTCAGGAGGACAACAGCAACGTGTAGCAATTGCACGAGGATTAGCGATGCAACCTGAAATGTTGCTATTTGATGAACCTACATCCGCACTTGACCCAGAAATGATTGGAGATGTATTGGATGTTATGAAAAAAATTGCACATGAAGACATGTCAATGATCGTTGTTACACATGAGATGGGCTTTGCGCGAGAAGTAGCAGATCGTGTTATTTTTATGGCTGACGGACAAGTGTTAGAGGATAGTCGTAATGTCAAAGAATTCTTTGAAAATCCACAAGAGGAACGTGCGCAACAATTTATTAGTAAAGTAATTAACCATTAG
- a CDS encoding ATP-binding cassette domain-containing protein, whose protein sequence is MNKKIIKTFQKKFSLYILLGIGVAFCQASNVYFLQQLVDRVLAQPLLLMVGYASTLFLSPLMAYLSEYPFNQLQQGIFYFLKQQALEKMSTIDYLTYLQYSYGELLQKIEVGATAGRTIYLQFYCQLLRELLPEIVFTLFFITFIDKKLIPFILLGYLVIFLFTKLLLKLLQALKESTLTFEEELNTKLVRGITDLLVFRINRKYPKEIAAYKETAEKATNVTTKMALIHESFFTCFAISVVLLKIVVVVLFFTQKLSLTMGSFIALLAYMDKIYQPIAIFNVLFVQYRLDKLAYSRLLAILREKDDPKLTKADVWQEEIHALSLENVSFSIGEKSLLSDISMRFEKNKIYGLIGKSGSGKSTVLKLLLGLFQPTEGMVKVNHWVLAKCNIASIYERVFYLSQEAPIFEGTLRENIVLDRLVDEQEIEDVLAKCQLTAFYQKLPDKLTTKIGANGVNLSGGEKQRLAFARLFFSNVEVILLDEATSALDSQTEKLLMNEVKTLFPQKIVIMVTHKDSDLALVDEIVTLDKGIESK, encoded by the coding sequence GTGAATAAAAAAATTATTAAAACATTTCAAAAAAAATTCAGTTTGTATATTCTGTTAGGCATTGGTGTGGCTTTCTGCCAAGCAAGTAATGTCTATTTTCTACAACAATTAGTTGATCGAGTATTAGCACAGCCATTGTTGTTAATGGTCGGTTATGCAAGTACATTATTTTTGAGTCCATTAATGGCTTATCTTTCGGAATATCCGTTTAATCAATTGCAGCAAGGGATTTTCTATTTTTTAAAGCAACAAGCTTTGGAAAAAATGTCTACCATCGATTATTTAACGTATTTACAATATAGTTATGGAGAATTACTACAAAAAATCGAGGTCGGAGCTACGGCAGGACGCACGATTTATTTACAATTTTATTGTCAGCTACTTAGAGAATTGTTACCAGAAATTGTATTTACCCTATTTTTTATCACCTTTATTGATAAAAAATTAATTCCTTTTATTTTATTAGGATATCTGGTGATCTTTTTATTTACCAAACTATTGTTAAAATTACTCCAAGCTTTAAAAGAATCAACTCTAACATTTGAAGAGGAATTGAATACGAAGTTAGTCAGAGGTATCACTGATTTGTTAGTCTTTCGAATCAATCGAAAGTACCCTAAAGAAATAGCAGCTTATAAGGAAACCGCTGAAAAAGCAACCAATGTCACAACTAAAATGGCATTAATCCACGAATCTTTTTTTACGTGTTTTGCAATCAGTGTGGTGTTGCTAAAAATAGTGGTGGTTGTTTTGTTTTTTACCCAAAAACTATCGTTAACGATGGGGAGTTTTATTGCTTTATTAGCTTATATGGATAAAATTTATCAACCGATTGCGATTTTTAATGTGTTGTTTGTACAATATCGCTTGGATAAATTAGCTTATTCTCGCTTACTTGCAATTCTGAGAGAGAAAGATGATCCAAAATTAACAAAGGCAGACGTTTGGCAGGAAGAAATTCACGCTCTTTCTTTGGAAAATGTTTCTTTCTCAATTGGCGAAAAAAGCTTGCTGTCAGATATTTCAATGCGATTTGAAAAAAATAAAATCTATGGATTGATTGGAAAGAGTGGCTCAGGAAAGTCTACCGTTCTTAAACTATTATTAGGTTTATTTCAACCAACAGAAGGGATGGTAAAAGTTAATCATTGGGTGCTAGCCAAATGCAATATCGCTTCTATTTATGAGCGAGTTTTTTATTTATCGCAAGAAGCACCAATTTTTGAAGGAACGTTACGAGAAAATATTGTATTAGATCGGCTAGTTGATGAACAAGAAATTGAAGACGTTTTAGCAAAATGTCAATTGACAGCGTTCTATCAAAAGCTGCCAGATAAATTAACGACAAAAATTGGTGCCAATGGGGTAAATTTATCTGGTGGAGAAAAGCAACGACTAGCATTTGCTCGTTTGTTTTTTTCAAACGTCGAGGTTATTTTATTAGATGAAGCAACTTCTGCCTTAGATAGTCAAACAGAGAAACTGCTAATGAATGAAGTCAAGACATTATTCCCTCAAAAAATTGTCATAATGGTTACCCACAAGGACAGTGATTTAGCATTAGTAGATGAAATTGTTACCTTAGATAAGGGGATTGAATCCAAATAA
- the pheT gene encoding phenylalanine--tRNA ligase subunit beta codes for MLVSYKWLNEYLDLSMVSAQELADKMSVTGIEVEAVEVPAEGLKKIVVGEVVECVDHPDSDHLHICQVNIGEEELSQIVCGAPNVKAGIKVIVALPNSRIAGNVKIKKGKMRGQVSNGMICSLEEIGYSDSVIPKEYSEGIQYLPEDAIPGEDVFPYLNMDDAIIELSITPNRADALSMRGVAYEVGAIYNQVPNFKDEELHEVAQPAHEKISVKVEDTTDAPSYQIRVIENVKIAPSPQWLQNVLMNAGIRPINNVVDVTNYILLLFGQPLHAFDYAKLGSQEILVRRAHEKEELVTLDGVTRQLTKENIVITNGQVPVALAGVMGGLDSEIDNQTTTVALEAALFDPLSVRRTSKQFNLRSESSSRFEKGINKATVDQACDVAAAMIASLAGGEVLNGAVKGSEVIAEDVEVTITLSRINNYLGTELTVAQVSDIFEALGFAYSEKDEHYIVVVPPRRWDISIEADIIEEVARIYGYNNLPSTLPSGETVAGALTREQRLTRKVRSLFEGNGLSEAISYALTTETKSKQFMLKESQPTRLDWPMTEDRSVLRLNLISGLLDDVAYNVARKNTQLALYEVGHVFYRNEDTTTALPIEETHIAFALSGEWTTKDWQGKGEKVDFYHAKGVLDNLFAMLSVEDVIRYEKTSAMKEMHPGRTATIYLGEAKIGFIGQVHPSVAKAYDVPETYVAELNLEALLANDAGKLIYQPVSKFPAVSRDIALLVKEEISNQEIVQEINQAAGKFLTNVELFDVYQGKNIEAGHKSLAYSLTFVNPEATLTDEEINRAMEKVTKALTEKFEAVIR; via the coding sequence ATGTTAGTTTCATATAAATGGTTAAATGAATATCTCGATTTATCAATGGTTTCAGCACAAGAACTAGCAGATAAAATGTCTGTAACCGGAATCGAAGTTGAAGCAGTAGAAGTGCCAGCAGAAGGATTAAAAAAAATCGTTGTTGGTGAAGTAGTAGAATGTGTCGATCACCCAGACTCCGATCATTTACACATCTGTCAAGTCAATATCGGCGAAGAGGAGCTCTCACAAATTGTGTGTGGTGCACCAAATGTTAAAGCAGGCATTAAAGTAATTGTTGCTTTACCAAATTCACGTATTGCTGGCAATGTAAAAATTAAAAAGGGAAAAATGCGTGGCCAAGTATCTAATGGCATGATTTGTTCATTAGAAGAAATTGGTTATTCGGATAGTGTCATTCCTAAAGAATATTCAGAAGGGATTCAATATTTACCAGAAGATGCAATTCCTGGTGAAGATGTCTTTCCATATTTAAATATGGATGATGCGATTATTGAATTATCTATTACACCAAACCGTGCAGATGCGTTAAGTATGCGTGGTGTTGCTTATGAAGTTGGAGCGATTTATAATCAAGTGCCAAACTTCAAAGATGAAGAGTTACATGAAGTCGCACAACCAGCTCACGAAAAAATTTCTGTTAAAGTTGAAGACACAACAGATGCGCCGTCTTATCAAATTCGTGTTATTGAAAATGTAAAAATTGCTCCAAGTCCACAATGGCTACAAAATGTATTGATGAACGCGGGTATTCGCCCAATCAATAACGTTGTTGATGTAACAAACTATATCTTGTTATTATTTGGTCAACCATTACATGCATTTGATTACGCTAAATTAGGGAGTCAAGAAATTCTTGTTCGCCGTGCGCATGAAAAAGAAGAATTGGTAACATTAGACGGCGTTACTCGGCAATTAACCAAAGAAAACATTGTTATTACAAATGGTCAAGTGCCAGTAGCTTTAGCTGGTGTGATGGGTGGATTAGATTCAGAAATTGACAATCAAACAACGACAGTGGCATTAGAAGCGGCTTTATTTGATCCATTATCTGTTCGTCGTACATCAAAACAATTTAATTTGCGTAGCGAGTCTTCTTCACGTTTTGAAAAAGGTATCAACAAAGCAACTGTTGACCAAGCCTGTGATGTAGCAGCCGCAATGATTGCGAGTCTTGCTGGTGGAGAAGTATTAAATGGTGCAGTGAAGGGTTCTGAAGTAATCGCTGAGGATGTGGAAGTGACAATCACATTATCACGCATTAACAACTACTTGGGGACTGAGCTAACAGTCGCTCAAGTAAGTGATATTTTTGAAGCATTAGGTTTTGCCTATAGCGAAAAGGATGAGCATTATATTGTTGTTGTTCCTCCACGTCGTTGGGATATTTCAATTGAAGCGGATATTATTGAAGAAGTAGCGCGTATCTATGGCTACAATAATTTACCATCAACGTTACCAAGTGGTGAAACTGTTGCAGGGGCGCTGACACGTGAGCAACGTTTAACGCGTAAGGTTCGTAGTTTATTTGAAGGTAACGGTTTAAGTGAAGCAATCAGCTATGCATTAACTACAGAAACAAAATCAAAGCAATTTATGTTAAAAGAAAGTCAACCAACTCGCTTGGATTGGCCAATGACAGAGGATCGTTCTGTATTACGCTTAAATCTAATTAGCGGTTTATTAGATGATGTTGCATATAATGTGGCACGTAAAAATACGCAATTGGCTCTATACGAGGTAGGTCACGTTTTCTATCGAAATGAAGATACGACAACAGCTTTACCGATTGAAGAAACACATATCGCTTTTGCTTTATCTGGTGAATGGACAACGAAAGATTGGCAAGGAAAAGGCGAAAAAGTTGATTTTTATCATGCAAAAGGTGTGTTAGATAATCTATTTGCAATGTTATCAGTAGAAGATGTTATCAGATATGAAAAAACAAGTGCCATGAAAGAGATGCATCCAGGTCGCACAGCTACAATTTATTTGGGTGAAGCAAAAATCGGTTTTATCGGTCAAGTTCATCCTTCTGTGGCAAAAGCCTATGATGTTCCAGAAACCTATGTTGCTGAATTAAATTTAGAAGCGTTATTAGCAAATGATGCAGGCAAATTAATTTATCAACCAGTATCTAAATTCCCAGCAGTTTCTAGAGATATTGCGCTATTAGTGAAAGAAGAAATTTCTAATCAAGAAATTGTTCAAGAAATCAATCAAGCTGCTGGTAAGTTCTTAACAAATGTGGAACTTTTCGACGTTTATCAAGGGAAAAATATTGAAGCAGGTCACAAATCATTGGCATATAGCTTAACTTTTGTGAATCCAGAAGCGACATTAACTGATGAAGAAATTAATCGAGCAATGGAAAAAGTAACAAAAGCTTTAACAGAAAAATTTGAAGCGGTAATTCGCTAA
- the pheS gene encoding phenylalanine--tRNA ligase subunit alpha, producing MSLQEKLEALKTATIEKIEAVEDLNHLNQIRVETLGKKGPITEVLRGMKDLSAEERPKIGSFANEIRDALTGKIEEKKVALEEAAMNRALAEESIDVTLPGKQMVQGTRHVLTQIMEEIEDIFVGMGYQVIEGFEVEQDHYNFERMNLPKDHPARDMQDTFYITDEILIRTHTSPVQARTMEQHDFSKGPLRMISPGKVFRRDTDDATHSHQFHQIEGLVIDEHVTMGDLKGTLEALMQRMFGAEREIRLRPSYFPFTEPSVEVDVSCFKCGGKGCNVCKHTGWIEILGAGMVHPNVLEMSGIDSEKYSGFAFGLGPDRIAMLRYGVNDIRNFYQNDTRFIRQFKGE from the coding sequence ATGTCTTTACAGGAAAAACTGGAAGCATTAAAAACAGCAACAATTGAAAAAATTGAAGCAGTAGAAGATTTAAATCATTTAAATCAAATTCGAGTGGAAACATTGGGGAAAAAAGGCCCCATTACAGAAGTTCTACGTGGAATGAAAGATCTTTCGGCTGAAGAACGCCCAAAAATCGGGAGTTTTGCAAACGAAATTCGTGATGCATTAACTGGCAAAATTGAAGAGAAAAAAGTTGCCCTTGAAGAAGCTGCTATGAATAGAGCTTTAGCAGAAGAAAGCATTGACGTGACTTTACCAGGAAAACAAATGGTACAAGGGACGCGTCATGTGTTAACGCAAATTATGGAAGAAATTGAAGATATCTTTGTAGGAATGGGTTATCAAGTGATTGAAGGATTTGAAGTCGAGCAAGACCATTATAATTTTGAGCGAATGAATTTACCAAAAGATCATCCAGCTCGTGATATGCAAGATACGTTTTATATTACTGATGAAATTTTAATTCGTACGCATACTTCACCTGTGCAAGCACGTACCATGGAACAACATGATTTTTCAAAAGGCCCATTACGCATGATTTCACCAGGGAAAGTTTTCCGTCGTGATACAGATGATGCCACACATAGTCATCAGTTCCATCAAATTGAAGGATTAGTCATTGATGAACATGTAACAATGGGAGATTTAAAAGGAACATTAGAAGCCTTGATGCAAAGAATGTTTGGTGCAGAACGCGAAATTCGCTTACGTCCAAGCTACTTCCCATTTACAGAACCTTCTGTTGAAGTAGATGTAAGTTGTTTTAAATGTGGTGGTAAAGGCTGTAATGTCTGCAAACATACTGGCTGGATTGAAATATTAGGTGCTGGTATGGTACATCCGAACGTTCTAGAAATGTCTGGCATTGATTCAGAAAAATATTCAGGTTTTGCTTTTGGATTAGGGCCTGATCGAATTGCAATGTTACGTTATGGTGTCAATGATATTCGTAACTTCTATCAAAATGATACGCGATTCATTCGTCAGTTCAAGGGGGAATAA
- a CDS encoding winged helix-turn-helix transcriptional regulator, translated as METSKTNYTLCPKFEKAFSILGKKWNGLIIDVLLQDGEQRFVDLAKKIPMLSDRVLTERLRELERECIVDKADSLYQLTEKGVALANALESVKHWSHDWVTEEECS; from the coding sequence ATGGAAACAAGTAAAACAAACTATACACTTTGTCCAAAATTTGAAAAAGCTTTTTCAATTCTAGGGAAAAAGTGGAATGGCTTAATCATTGATGTGTTACTTCAAGATGGTGAACAACGATTTGTCGATCTTGCAAAAAAAATTCCAATGTTAAGCGATCGTGTCTTAACAGAGCGTTTGCGAGAATTGGAACGAGAATGTATTGTAGATAAAGCGGACAGCTTATACCAATTAACCGAAAAAGGTGTTGCCTTAGCAAATGCCTTGGAATCCGTAAAACATTGGAGCCATGATTGGGTAACTGAAGAAGAATGTAGTTGA